The genomic stretch TGTCTGTATATTTACAGTGACATACAACTTAATAGTATCCGGGAGCTAGGAGCACCTAGCTGAGAGGAAAACTAATCTGTTTTCGACCGTACCTGATCTGGATAATGCCAGCGTAGGGACATAAGCTCTGTTGATAGGCATGCTCGATCAAAACGATCTAGACTTTGCCTGCAACAGCCAGCTGCGCAGCCAATGACATGGCGTCCTCCGAATCAGGAGGGCGTCTTTTTCTTTATTTTGCTGATCCGGATACTAATGAGGCATCGTCACCAGATACAAATTGAGGCAGTGAGAGGGGAACAAGGAGAACATGAAGCAGAGGAACGCAAGACAATTATCATGGAAGAGTGCCATGGCTATGCTCGTGCTCGTATTGGCGCTGGCAGGCTGCGGAGCAAATAACAATACGGCGCCGCAAGAAGCGGGAGCGGACAAGCCGCTTGCGAAGGTGCAGGTTGTGCTGGACTGGACGCCAAATACGAATCATACCGGACTTTATGTAGCTAGAGATAAAGGTTTTTTTAAGGAGCAGGGCTTAGATGTAGAAATTATTCAGCCCGGTCAAAGCGGTGCAGACCAGATGGTGGCATCTGGAAAAGCGCAATTTGGCGTAAGCTATCAAGAGTCGGTGACGATGGCTAGAATCGCTGGCGTGCCGCTCGTTTCGATCGCTGCGGTCATACAGCACAACACCTCAGGTTTTGCATCCCCGCTTGCGAAAGGGATCGATTCACCGGAAAAATTTGAAGGCAAGACCTACGGTGGCTGGGGTGCTCCGGTCGAGGAGGCGGTCATTCAATCACTGATGCTGGAAAAGGGAGCAGACGTCAGCAAAGTGAATCTGATTAGCATCGGCGACAGCGATTTTTTCTCAGCGGTGAAGCGCGATATTGATTTTGCTTGGATTTTTTATGGATGGACAGGTGTGGAGGCAGAACTTCGCGGTGAGAAGATCAATATGCTTTATTTGACCGATTACAGCGATAAGCTGGATTATTATACACCTGTGCTAACGACCAGCGAAGCGCTGATTAAGGATCAGCCAGAGCTGGTCAAAGCGTTCACTGCTGCGGCTTCCAAAGGCTATCAGTATGCAATCAGCAATGCTGCGGATGCTGCAGAAATTTTAATGAAAGCAGAACCAGACCTCAATGCGGACCTTGTACGTGCCAGTCAAACGTGGCTCAGCTCCAAATATCAAGATGACGCGCCGCGTTGGGGCGAGCAGAAGCTTTCCGTTTGGGAAAACTACGCAAGCTGGATGTACGCGCACAAGCTGCTGGAGAAGGAGCTTGAAGCAGACAAAGCGTTCACGAATGAGTTTTTGCCTGAGTAAGAGCAGATGAAGCGGGTTTACCGCCTATGATAACAACGAAGAGAAAGAAGGAAACCATAGTGGCAAACGCACTAGTAAGCATTCAAATATTGCCGACAACACCAGGGGGAGAG from Paenibacillus sp. FSL H8-0548 encodes the following:
- a CDS encoding ABC transporter substrate-binding protein, which translates into the protein MKQRNARQLSWKSAMAMLVLVLALAGCGANNNTAPQEAGADKPLAKVQVVLDWTPNTNHTGLYVARDKGFFKEQGLDVEIIQPGQSGADQMVASGKAQFGVSYQESVTMARIAGVPLVSIAAVIQHNTSGFASPLAKGIDSPEKFEGKTYGGWGAPVEEAVIQSLMLEKGADVSKVNLISIGDSDFFSAVKRDIDFAWIFYGWTGVEAELRGEKINMLYLTDYSDKLDYYTPVLTTSEALIKDQPELVKAFTAAASKGYQYAISNAADAAEILMKAEPDLNADLVRASQTWLSSKYQDDAPRWGEQKLSVWENYASWMYAHKLLEKELEADKAFTNEFLPE